The Halomonas sp. KG2 genome contains a region encoding:
- a CDS encoding phage terminase large subunit family protein, giving the protein MDWANKHRWMSEVETARPGKYSIHVTPALALPGGPLEAIDDPNVEEVCCQKSAQVAWTSGVLGNALGRWIDIDPSPIIGLFPKDGAAKEYVAEKFEPMVEATPRLRNKIDLRSRKLQQRQQFKRFPGGFLKLVGSNSPSSVKSTPSPRGFVEEPDDCNLNLKGQGDSILLLKERGKTYGRGRKKYIIGGTPTIAGISSIEAEMQLSDKRRCLVPCHHCGESHELSFDNLVCPTTAEQPHPIYGAFRPEQTVYACPHCGSEWNDRDKNANLRKGKWVATAEFRGVAGYYMNELLSTFPDSRFAKLMEKWLSAQHNAEQGDFSDLIVFTNSSMGLAYQFKGDAPEVDELKDRAEEYAEKTIPRGGLLLTAGIDVQHDRLAVVIRAWGRGEESWLIYWGELYGNTMDKADPVYEELDKLMTTGFEHESGASLRVSAVGIDSSDGHTSDAIYHYVRARQRHGVMAVKGASLNSENKEIFSRPKTSDDTNSKNTKADKYGLRPFIVGTHKAKDLIDARIRLKGTGPGRMHWYQDVRPDYWEQLTAEVKAPHPRNPRKRVWQKKAGKPNEALDCEVYALHAARSCRTHVLKASDWDRLEVTLTQTTLFESPAAIHSPQATGKRRGRRVTRKSSL; this is encoded by the coding sequence ATGGATTGGGCAAACAAACACCGCTGGATGAGTGAAGTTGAAACAGCCAGGCCGGGTAAATATAGCATTCACGTTACGCCGGCACTGGCATTGCCCGGTGGCCCGCTGGAAGCGATCGACGATCCCAACGTTGAAGAGGTGTGCTGTCAGAAATCGGCACAGGTCGCGTGGACATCTGGCGTTTTAGGTAACGCCCTTGGCCGCTGGATCGACATTGACCCTTCTCCGATCATCGGCCTGTTCCCAAAAGACGGTGCCGCTAAAGAGTACGTAGCGGAAAAGTTTGAGCCGATGGTGGAAGCGACACCACGGCTGCGTAACAAGATAGACCTACGTTCGCGGAAGCTGCAGCAACGCCAACAATTCAAGCGCTTCCCGGGCGGCTTCCTGAAGTTGGTGGGTTCCAATTCGCCATCGTCGGTGAAGTCGACGCCCAGCCCCCGCGGCTTTGTCGAAGAACCTGACGACTGCAACCTGAACCTTAAGGGGCAGGGTGATTCGATCCTGCTGCTCAAAGAGCGTGGCAAAACCTACGGCCGTGGTCGTAAGAAGTACATCATCGGTGGAACGCCCACCATCGCGGGTATCTCTTCTATCGAAGCGGAAATGCAGTTAAGCGACAAGCGCCGCTGCCTGGTGCCGTGCCATCACTGTGGTGAATCGCACGAACTGAGTTTCGATAACTTGGTATGCCCGACGACGGCTGAACAGCCGCATCCCATTTATGGCGCATTCCGGCCAGAGCAAACCGTTTACGCCTGCCCACATTGTGGTAGCGAGTGGAACGATCGGGATAAGAACGCCAACCTGCGTAAAGGGAAATGGGTAGCCACCGCTGAGTTTCGCGGCGTGGCTGGCTACTACATGAATGAGTTGCTAAGCACCTTTCCCGATTCGCGCTTTGCAAAGCTGATGGAAAAGTGGCTTTCAGCACAGCACAACGCTGAGCAGGGCGATTTTAGCGACCTAATCGTATTCACCAACAGTTCAATGGGCCTGGCGTATCAGTTCAAAGGTGATGCACCGGAAGTGGATGAGCTGAAAGACCGGGCTGAAGAGTATGCAGAGAAAACCATCCCCCGTGGTGGCTTGCTGCTCACGGCTGGTATCGATGTGCAACACGACCGCCTAGCGGTGGTAATACGCGCCTGGGGCCGTGGCGAAGAGAGCTGGCTGATCTACTGGGGCGAGCTCTACGGCAACACGATGGATAAAGCCGATCCGGTATATGAAGAGCTAGACAAGCTCATGACCACCGGCTTTGAACATGAGAGTGGTGCATCGCTTCGGGTTTCTGCAGTGGGTATCGATAGCTCAGACGGCCACACCAGTGATGCTATTTATCACTACGTGCGAGCACGTCAGCGGCACGGCGTCATGGCCGTTAAAGGTGCCTCGCTGAATAGCGAGAACAAAGAGATCTTCAGCCGGCCCAAGACATCGGATGACACGAACAGCAAAAACACCAAGGCCGATAAGTACGGCCTGCGCCCGTTCATCGTCGGTACCCATAAAGCTAAGGATCTGATTGACGCCCGCATACGTCTTAAGGGCACTGGCCCCGGTCGAATGCACTGGTACCAAGATGTTCGCCCCGACTACTGGGAACAGCTGACAGCGGAAGTAAAAGCACCGCATCCGAGAAACCCACGTAAACGCGTATGGCAGAAGAAAGCAGGCAAGCCAAACGAAGCGCTGGATTGCGAAGTGTACGCCCTACACGCGGCGCGTAGCTGTCGTACTCACGTGTTAAAGGCAAGCGACTGGGACCGTCTCGAAGTCACGCTAACCCAAACAACCCTGTTTGAATCACCGGCAGCGATACACTCACCGCAAGCTACAGGCAAGCGGCGTGGACGCCGCGTCACACGGAAGAGCAGCTTATGA
- a CDS encoding terminase small subunit: MTSVELINVCQLALLNWHAAGLPASLNKRALSELLEVSERTLTDWQQKGLPVAVSAGRGASNEYSPAEVLAWLMVRANDTTRESAKDRLDRLRGDQLEREMLKEDDVLVMPEDLDVEYDALVEAARAELLFNMPDALAAELTAILGEEVDVSVIRRHIEDALSTLSNYESSSQLEPEDAESAEA, translated from the coding sequence ATGACGTCAGTTGAGTTGATCAACGTTTGTCAGCTGGCGTTGCTTAACTGGCACGCTGCTGGCTTGCCCGCATCGTTAAACAAGCGGGCGTTATCTGAGCTGCTTGAAGTCTCCGAAAGGACGCTGACTGACTGGCAGCAAAAAGGCTTGCCGGTGGCGGTGTCCGCTGGCCGTGGTGCCAGCAACGAGTATTCACCGGCTGAGGTTTTGGCCTGGCTAATGGTTCGTGCAAATGACACTACCCGCGAGTCTGCCAAAGATCGCCTTGACCGTTTGCGCGGTGACCAGCTCGAACGCGAGATGCTTAAAGAAGATGACGTTCTAGTCATGCCCGAAGACTTGGATGTTGAGTATGACGCGTTGGTGGAAGCTGCCCGCGCTGAGCTGTTGTTTAACATGCCCGATGCGTTGGCTGCTGAGCTAACGGCGATTTTGGGCGAAGAGGTGGATGTGTCTGTGATCCGCCGCCATATCGAAGATGCGTTAAGCACATTGAGTAACTATGAATCCAGCAGCCAACTTGAACCGGAAGATGCGGAGAGCGCTGAAGCGTAA
- a CDS encoding phage holin, lambda family, with protein sequence MPGRDPNLWQALLAYVATAWPQLYAAGLAFLVGMLRSLHAGNRVSKSWLEAMLCGCLTLAAFPVLHYFGLPVDLAAALGAVVAFKGTEWFGNRADELYEKIIGRWLK encoded by the coding sequence ATGCCGGGACGTGACCCTAACTTATGGCAGGCGTTGCTTGCGTATGTCGCCACCGCTTGGCCTCAGCTTTACGCGGCGGGTCTGGCGTTCTTAGTGGGCATGTTGCGCAGCCTGCACGCGGGCAACAGAGTCAGCAAGAGCTGGCTAGAGGCCATGCTTTGCGGCTGCTTAACCCTGGCGGCTTTCCCAGTGCTTCACTACTTCGGCCTTCCGGTTGATTTAGCAGCTGCCCTTGGCGCGGTAGTGGCGTTCAAGGGAACGGAGTGGTTTGGCAATCGAGCGGATGAGCTCTATGAGAAGATCATCGGGCGGTGGCTGAAATGA
- a CDS encoding N-acetylmuramoyl-L-alanine amidase, translating to MGMRWIDHVNAVPQRPPQRNTVMLSAGHSDTVPGIVANGYKEADIVQLFRDDVSVRLASLGIRHVLDGEPGENLPLRQAVRIAQGCDISIEFHTNGGGPGATGVETLSRAHNKPLGAQLCRVTADLLGIANRGAKPEDAGYHERLAFVSGGGGLIFELFFLSNANDLYQFKQHYDEFVDAVAGVIADAARAA from the coding sequence ATGGGCATGCGGTGGATTGATCACGTTAACGCGGTGCCCCAACGGCCACCCCAACGCAACACAGTGATGCTTTCAGCAGGGCATAGCGACACGGTGCCGGGGATCGTTGCCAACGGCTATAAAGAGGCCGATATCGTTCAGCTGTTCCGCGATGACGTTAGCGTGCGGTTAGCTAGCCTGGGTATACGCCATGTGTTAGACGGTGAACCCGGCGAAAACCTGCCGTTGCGCCAGGCTGTTCGAATTGCTCAAGGCTGTGACATTTCGATTGAGTTTCACACCAACGGTGGAGGCCCTGGTGCAACGGGTGTTGAGACGTTATCCCGCGCTCATAACAAGCCGCTGGGTGCTCAGCTCTGCCGTGTGACCGCTGACCTGTTGGGCATCGCTAACCGTGGCGCCAAGCCCGAGGATGCTGGGTACCACGAACGGCTGGCGTTCGTGAGTGGCGGCGGTGGCCTTATCTTTGAGTTGTTCTTCTTATCCAACGCTAACGACCTGTACCAGTTCAAACAGCATTACGACGAGTTCGTTGATGCGGTGGCAGGCGTGATCGCGGACGCGGCGCGGGCGGCGTGA
- a CDS encoding PriCT-2 domain-containing protein, which produces MQRDLLTLDELRLALTHIPADDRETWVNIGNAVKTEYGDDGFFAWDEWSQGGASYNAKDAKSVWRSLQPGHVSLGTIIKLATANGWKRERKEMSAADRKRMKAEQEERRKARQAEIEADEKRRDAMRDAVAAACRQFIKQHCHREGSSPYLDTKQVGAFGVWFPRCSVVISIDNEAMRAEVWPGREVKRFFEHLPNPRPDHISFLRIQVGDVVVPLRDVNGTVVSIQVIKPKGTKLFPKHGRTSGTWHRIGDASNAPVVAVAEGYATAASIHMATGWPVAVAMNAGNMRRVVPLLGQMHSQARVVICGDDDPEVEGNPGRKKAEEVARAMRVVAVFPHFKGEAA; this is translated from the coding sequence ATGCAGCGTGATCTTCTAACTCTTGATGAGCTGCGTTTGGCGTTGACTCATATCCCTGCAGATGACCGTGAAACCTGGGTCAATATCGGCAATGCCGTCAAAACCGAATACGGTGATGACGGCTTTTTTGCCTGGGATGAATGGAGTCAAGGTGGTGCTAGCTACAACGCCAAGGATGCTAAGAGTGTATGGCGTAGCCTGCAACCAGGGCATGTGAGCTTGGGTACCATCATTAAGCTAGCAACCGCGAACGGCTGGAAGCGTGAGCGTAAGGAGATGAGCGCTGCCGATCGTAAGCGGATGAAGGCTGAGCAGGAAGAGCGCCGTAAGGCTCGACAGGCTGAGATCGAAGCCGACGAAAAGCGCCGGGATGCAATGCGTGATGCTGTTGCCGCCGCCTGTCGGCAGTTCATCAAGCAGCATTGCCATCGAGAGGGTAGCTCACCCTATCTAGATACCAAACAAGTAGGAGCTTTCGGTGTTTGGTTTCCTCGATGTTCAGTGGTGATTAGTATTGATAATGAGGCTATGCGTGCTGAGGTATGGCCTGGTCGTGAGGTGAAGCGTTTTTTTGAACATCTGCCTAACCCTCGGCCTGACCATATTTCTTTTTTACGGATTCAAGTAGGTGATGTGGTCGTTCCGTTAAGAGATGTGAACGGCACCGTGGTATCGATTCAAGTGATTAAGCCTAAAGGTACCAAGCTTTTTCCAAAGCATGGCCGTACGTCGGGTACATGGCACCGCATTGGCGATGCCAGCAATGCGCCAGTAGTTGCGGTGGCTGAGGGTTACGCGACGGCGGCTAGTATCCACATGGCTACTGGCTGGCCAGTGGCGGTGGCGATGAATGCTGGCAACATGCGTCGAGTAGTGCCACTGCTGGGCCAAATGCACTCGCAAGCGCGCGTGGTGATATGCGGTGATGATGATCCGGAGGTGGAGGGCAACCCCGGTCGAAAGAAGGCCGAGGAAGTGGCGCGAGCCATGCGCGTTGTGGCGGTCTTCCCTCACTTTAAAGGGGAGGCGGCTTAA
- a CDS encoding TraR/DksA C4-type zinc finger protein has protein sequence MDKADIANDYIEWRTEQALKARQQAAVPAGVTEVTECEDCGEEIPAALRERLPGVVTCVPCQTRREKR, from the coding sequence ATGGATAAGGCCGATATCGCTAACGACTACATCGAGTGGCGTACTGAGCAGGCGCTGAAGGCTCGCCAGCAAGCGGCGGTGCCTGCTGGCGTAACTGAGGTTACGGAGTGCGAAGACTGCGGCGAGGAGATCCCCGCCGCCCTCCGTGAACGTCTGCCTGGTGTGGTTACGTGTGTACCTTGCCAGACAAGAAGGGAGAAGCGGTGA
- a CDS encoding S24 family peptidase: MTPRDYKSNTLMVIATFEVMTKNNLMNIHDLRLKLLHKVMEQRHMNLQKLSDALDRHPSQCSSFAGKNPSKNIGERLARHIEEKLNLPDNYLDDVRNLVYGVRDSHAEYNPDDASVLHPVGHMLPVIGMATAGALKESFEEADIEEYVPAPGNCSKNSFVLILDGVSMLPDFHPRDRIVIDPDAEWISGDVVYARCTQTDRGTFKEIRYEDGDYYLCAKNPKWEPQYMKMGDTWEVVGKGLYLVKKL, translated from the coding sequence ATGACACCTAGAGATTATAAAAGCAACACCTTAATGGTTATCGCAACCTTTGAGGTTATGACTAAGAATAACCTCATGAATATACACGACTTGCGATTGAAGCTTCTTCACAAAGTGATGGAGCAGCGTCATATGAATCTGCAAAAATTATCTGACGCACTGGATAGACACCCCAGCCAGTGCAGCAGCTTTGCGGGCAAAAATCCCAGCAAGAATATTGGAGAACGACTTGCACGCCATATCGAAGAAAAGCTAAACCTCCCTGACAATTATCTTGATGACGTAAGGAACCTCGTTTACGGCGTTAGAGATAGTCACGCAGAATACAATCCTGATGATGCCAGTGTGCTCCACCCCGTTGGGCATATGCTGCCTGTTATTGGGATGGCCACAGCAGGCGCCCTCAAGGAGTCATTCGAGGAAGCTGACATCGAAGAATATGTACCCGCCCCAGGCAACTGCAGCAAAAATTCTTTCGTATTGATACTGGACGGTGTATCAATGCTGCCCGATTTCCACCCAAGAGACCGCATTGTTATTGACCCTGATGCTGAATGGATATCTGGTGATGTGGTATATGCCCGCTGCACCCAGACTGATCGTGGAACATTTAAGGAAATACGCTATGAAGATGGCGACTACTACCTATGCGCAAAAAACCCAAAGTGGGAGCCTCAATACATGAAGATGGGCGATACATGGGAAGTGGTTGGCAAGGGGCTTTACTTGGTCAAAAAGCTATAA